AAGAAAGTTTGTCGCTGTGATAATTACAGTCGAGCCCACCAATGCCAAACTTTCCCACGGGCCTCATAAATAGCAGAGACAAGAGCTGACTTCAACAAGCTGGCTTTAAATAACCAGAATTCTGTGTAAACAGATGATTCACAAAAGACAGAAGACAATTTCATggttcctttttttgttttatttggaaacATCATGAATATCATGAGAAGTCCTGCAGTGGTCATGAGTGCatgtgagagggaggggagcatgtgtgtgtgtgtgtgtgtgagagagagagagagagagagagagagagtgggggaaCAGTGAGAAAAGGCCTTAGATACAAGAATGTGAGGCGAGCTGAAAACAAGTGGAGGGGAGCCCAGTGAATTGGCCTGAAGTCAAGGTAGGACCTCACTGATTGTTCTTTAATCTCAGGTGCTGATTTGTTAGTTTTGTACCAGCAATTTACAGCAAAAGAcacacttatttatttatttatttatttatttattttaaagcgtTTGTGTAGCACTGAACagaatttcttatttttaattttagtgCCACTTTGGAGAAATAGACCAATCAAATATGTCTTGTGTTTTAAATGGAATGCTGGTGTTTGATGATTTATATCTGTTCATATGGCCTGAAAATGAATACATGGTCAGACGTGTATCCACACTGACATTAGAGATTTAATACTTGACCAGATACTGAATCATAAAAAATACATCTCCTTGAGTATTAATATTCTAATGACACTAAAATTTAGATAATTGAAATATTAACTAATTCACTCTTTACAACAGATTTCATTAATCTGGATGTCTAATGTCACTGTAGAGACTGAAGAATCCATGTTGGGCATGTTGGTGCTTCAACCTCTGACAGACATTTATAAAAACCACCATGACAGCCATTATGGGTTTAAGACAAGGTCAGAAGGAGGTCTAGGAAGGTCAGATACCCGCGGGGGCTCAatgtaaaaaccaaaaaaaaccccaaaaacccaGGAAGGTGTGATGTGAAAATACCGcgcacatttttaaatgaaactgaGACCTCTACATTTTTGTTAAATATCTCAACTAATCAAACCGGGAAGTTGTTTTGACATCTGATCAATAGTGTAATACATCGTGTAAGTGTCGATTTAGTAGATAAATGCagatttagttttaaaaaatagaaatagtTTAACTTGAAAATATATAAACTGTGTATAGTTCACTATGAAATGCTCCAGAATTGAGTCACAATCTTGGTTTACCACAGTTTGACTGAACAAACTAGATTTAAACCTAAATTACTGCCTCACTTTCTGATTTTATTTCTCCTTAGCCACAACAAAGCCTGTTTTTATCCCCTTTTATTGTGTGATttgtttggagaaaaaaaaagataaatttTGACATTTGAAAGCGCTGGTTTGAAATACTATAATAAACTGATAATCCCTGATGAATCAAAGCGCGACTGAGCATAAATATGATTAAATGTAGACACGCTCATTCTTTTGCTGTAGTTTTTGTGTGAGGGAACCAGAATGAACACCACCGAAGTCTTGGGTACATTCCCCATCTCCAGTGAAGGAAACTTCTCCGGCAATGGAAGCGCGTTTGTCCTGAAAATCTCCCCCGCCCTGAACAAAACCATTGACATCTTCACCGtcaccatcctcttcatcaccatgaTCTCTCTGGGCTGCACCATGGAGCTCTCCAAAATCAAGGCCCACCTCCTGAAGCCAAAGGGGGTAGCCATCGCGCTGGTGGCCCAGTTCGGCATCATGCCCCTGACGGCTTTCGGCCTGGCCAAGTTCCTGCAGATGGACGCCATCAAAGCCGTGACGGTGCTCATCTGTGGCTGCTGCCCGGGGGGGACGTTGTCCAACATCTTCTCTCTCGCCTTCAAGGGTGACATGAACCTCAGGTGAACCGCCCACGACCACCGTCTGATGATAGTCAGGTCTATTACAGATCTCCTCTCTCCACTCCCAGTATCGTCATGACGACGTGCTCCTGCATGGCATCCCTGGGCATGATGCCTCTGCTGCTCTACATCTTCTGCCAAGGGTTCCCCGGACTGGAGAACGCCGTCCCGTACGGCAGCATCATGAAAGCGCTCGTCTTCACCTTGGTGCCCTGCGCCGTCGGCATCCTCATCAATCACTACAGACCAAAATACTCCCCGATGGTGAAGAAGGTGAGCTGGGAGAGTGTCTCGCCCCGGCAGagtgtcagtcagtctgtctgaaCTGTGTCCACAGGTGGGCCTCGGCGTCCTGATCATCTCCAGCATCGTGGTGTCCGTCCTGTCCGCCGTGGCCGTCAAAGACGTGCTGTGGATGATCGCCATGCCCGACATCCTGCTGGTGGCGGCGCTGATGCCTCTGATCGGCTTCATGTTGGGGTATTTTATGTCGGTCGCGTGCAGACTCAGCGCACAGTGAGTCCATTTTAATCCGGGCGCCGCAAATCTGAGCCAGCGGCCCCGATTAAACAGTGACCTCTTCGCAGATGCAGCAGGACCATCTCCATGGAGACAGGCTGTCAAAACATCCAGCTGTGCATCGTCATCCTGAAGGTGGCCTTCCCCCCGCAGGTCATCGGGCCCATGTTTCTCTTCCCTCTGGTATACATCGCAGCGCAGTGCACCGAGGCCGTCCTGCTGGCGCTGTGTTACAGATGTTACCTAACAGTCAGACAGCAGGcggagggcaaaggtcacagctgAGCGTGTGGTTTTGGAGAGCACAGCTGCACTTTGTGTTTGGGAGATTTGTCCCACGTCATTTCCCCGTTCAGACGGACGCGCGCACAAAAGCGCGGAGACCAAACAGGAGGCGAGGACGTCCCAGTAGTGACCGAGGTCGTGACCCCTCACGGTGACCTCTGCTTAGCTGCTAATCCCTATTATTTGTAATTTAGAGTAAGTGTACATTGTCTTAAGAAAAATCTATATTATTTGTAATTTTTGTTCAAACTGTGATGTAAGAATTTGTTCTGAAGACATTTTAACATGTTTGTATGCGAAATAATGTattaaaatcaaatattaacacattattttatttttctttgcttaAATCCGAAGGAAAAAGACCCATCATGCGGCCATTTTCAACATCAAATAATATTTAATGAAAGTGATCACAGGTCACGATCACATATATACAAAGTAAACACAAAGGCGGTTTTTACATATATTAAAATACCATCTTCacggaacaaaaacaaacaaataaaagcccATTATATCCATTAATTCCGGTCCCAAAGTAAGTTCAACAGACGGTCGAAACAGTCAACACTGACATTACACTAATCTGTACACTCGTTAATGTGCTCGTAACGTGCCCGCGGTCGTCTTCGAGGGCTGGGAAAGCATCAGAAGCGCCACAGCTGATCAACAGCATTCTGGActaaataaattaaacacaCTTCCGACCTCAGACAAGGAGGTCGTCGACCTGCATAAATTAAGAACAACAATATTTTCTGGTGAAGGAGGGATCATCTGACAAAAATCACACAGGTCACTAAGCAGTGGAGGCATTTATCTGACATTCATCTTTAAGTTTCCTTGTAATACGTGGAGATAACTGTGCATAGAAGGGTAAAGCTAAGGCCAGTGAAGGGGGAAGGGTACGGAGACTCCTCGAGAGCATGGCGTGAAATGAAAACCAGCCTTTCAACGATCTTCCGCCTCAATTAAATGTGTCAGCGCTAAACTGTACAGATGAAAAAAGATGGTTTATGAAGTGTGAAATGACTTCAAAGTAATAAAAATATCTTTGCAGACAAAATCTGAGGTAATCATGAACCGACCCGAATGGCTTTCATGCACTTTTGCGAACGGGTCGGGTGATATAAGCAACTAAGAGTTTATTACACAAGCCTCCAGAACGAGATTGCAGACTTGACAAACTCACTTCGAGAGGcttgtgtcctttttttaatttttccaagCGGTGCTTCAGAGTTCGGGCGTACAGGGCGGCCACCAGCTGTAAAAATGCAAGCGTGTATGTACATGTCAATCTCTACTCTGGGATGAACCCTGGGGTGGTCAGTGGGGCTTTGATCGACCTTTCACTCTCAGCATCTGATGTCTCCGGACAGGCTCAAGACGTCTCTTGTTGGCAGGTCCAGGTCAGTCGCTGCCTTGGTCGGCGTCCGGGTTCTGCAACGTTTTCAGGCCTCTTTCAGCAGCGGCATGTCTGCAGACACAAGCACATCAGCATACAGTCGGTGATCAAGCGGTGTGTGATGAGGGCGGTACCGTCAGAGTAGTCCATCTCAGAGTCCGGAGACAGGTTGTGTTGGTCTGTGCCTGCAGACGGCCTTctgtgtgaggatgaggatgccGCAGAACCCGCCTGCTCCAAAGCCCAGGTGGAAGAGGAAGGTGAaggcgaggaggaggacaggggtgCGGGGTGGACCATGACAGACTCcgactgctgctgtttgaggtACGGCGGCCTGGAGGGGCCAGCCTCTGCTGTTGTGGTGTGCTGACCCTCCGACAGCACAATCTGGACTCGGGACTCCGATGAGGCCGAAGCTCTACTGCTGCTGACGGCCTCTTCGTACGAGGGCAGAGTCACCTGGACTCCTTCCACCATGATGGACACGGGCTGACCGGACACGCCCTGATCCCGCCTGGGGAGGTGTGGAAGACCAGGGGAGTTAAAAATCCCACCTGTTCTTCCGTGGCTGGAGCGATCCGGGATTAAAAGCTGAAAATGGGAGTTTAGACTCACCGGTTGAGAGACTTCAGCCTGGGTTGCAGAAGTACAAACAGAAccaccagaaacaggatcagaGCCACTGAGCTGGCTGTGGATGCCACTATTGATAAGGCAGGCATCCCCAGGGGTAGTCTGGGAGAGTTGTCTGCGAGAGAAATGGAACAGCCCGATTGTTGATGCGCCCAAAAGAAACAAATTCAAAATATAGCCCATCTTATTTTGTTTACCTTGCTCCAGGAGACAGCTGAGCTTTAACTGGCTGTCCCATTCCCCATACTGACAGGTGAGGTATTTATAATCCCCCTTCAGGATGTAGCCTTCGTCACAAAAATATTCCACCACAGTGCCGTGCGAGAGGTGTCCACATGAGGAGGGGTGGCAGGTGTATCCCCCATTCTCGAGCTGGTATGGAGGCAGGCACACTGTCCACAGAAAGCACAGGTAGCGATGAGCGCTAACGTCAACAGACATCGCAACGCAGCGGGCGCTATGAGACTGTCTTTACCGTCACTGCGGATACAACGGGGAGGTTCGGAGGACCAGCTTCCCCGTGCGGAACAGACGAGGATGTTGGGACCATCAGGGACGTAACCAGGGTCACAACGGTAATCCAGAACCATGCCCTCAGAAAAGGTACGCCTGTTGGTTTCCGTCAGGTTGGTTGAGCCATGCTGCACCGTAGATGGTCTGATACAATCTTCAAGACATCAAAAGCACAAGTTACAGGTTGAAATTCAACCAAGCAGTGCTGAGCCAATTATCACC
Above is a genomic segment from Takifugu rubripes chromosome 2, fTakRub1.2, whole genome shotgun sequence containing:
- the LOC101062674 gene encoding sushi domain-containing protein 4, which translates into the protein MCNGMIKSGPKTSQPPTSAIKLLLSLLVLGELAPAQGSECVRPYMVQDSFVNLTETNRDFFPVGTVLEYSCDPGYLPNGPTILTCTALGLWSSEPPQCILSGSCQAPPKPDNGGYVCHPSPCRMFAHGTVIEFFCYKGFDATGDYNYLTCQDGQWDNPEQFTCVSNGCVRPSSPHHCSSNLTDTNTSLFPVGAILQFSCDPGYLPVGRSFVTCTSLGIWSAEPPRCTRSNDCIRPSTVQHGSTNLTETNRRTFSEGMVLDYRCDPGYVPDGPNILVCSARGSWSSEPPRCIRSDVCLPPYQLENGGYTCHPSSCGHLSHGTVVEYFCDEGYILKGDYKYLTCQYGEWDSQLKLSCLLEQDNSPRLPLGMPALSIVASTASSVALILFLVVLFVLLQPRLKSLNRRDQGVSGQPVSIMVEGVQVTLPSYEEAVSSSRASASSESRVQIVLSEGQHTTTAEAGPSRPPYLKQQQSESVMVHPAPLSSSSPSPSSSTWALEQAGSAASSSSHRRPSAGTDQHNLSPDSEMDYSDDMPLLKEA
- the slc10a1 gene encoding sodium/bile acid cotransporter isoform X1 — protein: MNTTEVLGTFPISSEGNFSGNGSAFVLKISPALNKTIDIFTVTILFITMISLGCTMELSKIKAHLLKPKGVAIALVAQFGIMPLTAFGLAKFLQMDAIKAVTVLICGCCPGGTLSNIFSLAFKGDMNLSIVMTTCSCMASLGMMPLLLYIFCQGFPGLENAVPYGSIMKALVFTLVPCAVGILINHYRPKYSPMVKKVGLGVLIISSIVVSVLSAVAVKDVLWMIAMPDILLVAALMPLIGFMLGYFMSVACRLSAQCSRTISMETGCQNIQLCIVILKVAFPPQVIGPMFLFPLVYIAAQCTEAVLLALCYRCYLTVRQQAEGKGHS
- the slc10a1 gene encoding sodium/bile acid cotransporter isoform X2; this translates as MNTTEVLGTFPISSEGNFSGNGSAFVLKISPALNKTIDIFTVTILFITMISLGCTMELSKIKAHLLKPKGVAIALVAQFGIMPLTAFGLAKFLQMDAIKAVTVLICGCCPGGTLSNIFSLAFKGDMNLSIVMTTCSCMASLGMMPLLLYIFCQGFPGLENAVPYGSIMKALVFTLVPCAVGILINHYRPKYSPMVKKVGLGVLIISSIVVSVLSAVAVKDVLWMIAMPDILLVAALMPLIGFMLGCSRTISMETGCQNIQLCIVILKVAFPPQVIGPMFLFPLVYIAAQCTEAVLLALCYRCYLTVRQQAEGKGHS